The proteins below are encoded in one region of Paenibacillus sp. YYML68:
- a CDS encoding carboxymuconolactone decarboxylase family protein, with product MNVRMNHRAVNPAGFQALLQLESSASKMGLDRTLYELIKIRASQLNGCSFCLDMHMSDMRRMGESERRLQLIVVWRETPLFTERERAALALTEAVTLIARDGVPQPLYDEVRVHFSEQEFVSLIMAINAINCWNRIAVATGMYPGCFDEV from the coding sequence ATGAACGTGCGTATGAATCACCGAGCGGTTAACCCGGCAGGCTTTCAAGCCTTGCTGCAATTGGAGTCATCGGCAAGTAAAATGGGGCTCGATCGTACCTTGTATGAGCTGATCAAGATCAGAGCCTCGCAATTGAACGGCTGCTCCTTCTGTCTGGATATGCATATGAGTGACATGCGGCGCATGGGGGAGTCGGAACGGCGACTTCAACTGATTGTCGTATGGCGAGAGACACCTCTGTTCACCGAGAGGGAGCGGGCGGCGCTTGCGCTGACCGAAGCGGTCACCTTGATTGCCAGGGATGGCGTGCCGCAGCCACTGTATGACGAGGTGCGCGTGCACTTCAGCGAGCAGGAATTCGTGTCCTTGATTATGGCGATTAACGCCATTAACTGTTGGAACCGCATCGCGGTGGCGACGGGCATGTATCCCGGCTGCTTCGACGAGGTGTAA
- a CDS encoding diguanylate cyclase domain-containing protein produces MMTNILCIQHRISIWRTIMNSAVKLVMFKDFITNASLLVAAFFIIGQLYKTHPLTRQSSLIRKLAAGLSYGMLGILLMLFSIRVDADVIVDLRHIPIIVAAIQGGPVSAAVTAILISIGRIGMFNASFAALTASATMLLIALLSSLIAKGPMTIRSFLQHNVLALIAVSLVVSYNMYINGSSDRIISILSYHWIFSSLVGWLSMHVYLYIIRSHASNIRLRESEARYRKLIESSPDATFVLTNGRIAFTNEKALRLLHASVSKELLGRPLVQLVDVNEHDKAWSHLNATTDGTTGSELVQQKFIRLDGRTIDVELSVESIVYREQPSTLILARDITERISTEQKLKTALSKLQRLSELDGLTGLSNRRKLDEQLERECSKAQESAQPISMLMFDVDYFKRYNDFYGHLGGDEVLRTIASSAEKLLQEQGYMAFRYGGEEFAVVLPGVSPEETMQLAEALRQCIEELALPHAQSKISAHITVSIGAATTPPDAGLTPEQLIAQADKALYRAKAEGRNRVSLYSPELDGE; encoded by the coding sequence ATGATGACGAATATTCTATGCATACAGCATAGAATCAGCATCTGGCGCACCATTATGAATTCGGCGGTGAAGCTTGTCATGTTCAAGGACTTTATTACGAACGCGTCGCTATTGGTTGCGGCTTTTTTTATCATTGGACAATTGTATAAAACGCACCCGCTCACCCGTCAATCGTCGCTGATCCGGAAGCTGGCTGCTGGCCTAAGCTACGGCATGCTCGGCATTCTGCTGATGCTGTTCAGCATCAGGGTCGATGCCGACGTCATCGTCGACCTGCGACATATTCCGATCATCGTAGCGGCGATTCAGGGAGGGCCTGTCTCCGCTGCCGTTACGGCTATACTGATCAGCATAGGTCGAATCGGCATGTTCAACGCAAGCTTCGCGGCGCTAACCGCCTCTGCAACCATGCTGCTCATCGCACTGCTCAGCTCGCTGATCGCCAAAGGACCGATGACGATACGCAGCTTCCTGCAGCATAATGTGCTGGCACTCATCGCCGTATCGCTTGTCGTTTCCTATAATATGTATATCAACGGCAGCAGTGATCGTATCATCAGCATTCTCTCGTATCATTGGATATTCTCCAGCCTGGTCGGCTGGCTGTCCATGCATGTCTACTTGTACATTATTCGATCACATGCCAGTAATATTCGGCTTCGAGAAAGTGAAGCGCGATATCGGAAGCTGATCGAATCGTCGCCTGACGCTACCTTTGTGCTGACGAATGGAAGGATCGCTTTTACCAATGAGAAGGCGCTGCGCCTGCTTCATGCCTCCGTATCGAAGGAGCTGCTCGGCCGTCCGCTCGTACAGCTCGTTGACGTCAACGAGCACGATAAGGCTTGGAGCCACTTGAACGCAACGACCGATGGCACGACAGGCTCAGAGCTGGTTCAGCAAAAATTCATTCGGCTCGATGGTCGGACCATCGACGTCGAGCTGTCGGTCGAGTCGATCGTGTACCGGGAACAGCCCTCTACTTTAATTTTGGCTCGCGATATTACAGAGCGCATCAGTACCGAACAGAAGCTGAAGACAGCGCTGAGCAAGCTGCAGAGGCTATCCGAGCTCGATGGCCTCACCGGACTGTCGAACCGGCGCAAGCTGGATGAACAGCTGGAGCGCGAGTGCTCGAAGGCCCAGGAAAGTGCTCAGCCGATCTCCATGCTCATGTTCGACGTTGACTATTTCAAGCGCTACAACGATTTCTACGGTCATCTGGGAGGCGACGAGGTGCTGCGCACAATCGCCTCGTCAGCCGAGAAGCTGCTCCAGGAGCAAGGCTATATGGCGTTCCGCTATGGCGGAGAGGAATTCGCTGTTGTGCTGCCCGGCGTAAGTCCCGAGGAGACGATGCAGCTAGCAGAGGCGCTGCGCCAATGCATCGAGGAGCTGGCGCTGCCGCATGCACAGTCGAAGATCAGCGCTCACATCACGGTCAGCATCGGGGCTGCTACAACTCCCCCCGATGCCGGACTGACTCCGGAGCAGCTGATCGCCCAAGCCGATAAGGCGCTGTACCGGGCGAAGGCAGAAGGCCGTAACCGTGTTTCGCTGTACTCACCTGAACTCGATGGGGAATAA
- a CDS encoding U32 family peptidase: MNRTVRTRHEVELLAPAGDWDCMRAAVANGADAIFFGVEKFNARARANNFHTDELPDIMSFLHRYGVKGYLTFNILVFEEELADAKALIEACIEAGVDAVIVQDLGLVRMIRELSPDFPIHGSTQMTITSPEAVEFTKPFDLEVVVLGRENNLKQIRQIGEQAKLPMEVFVHGALCVSYSGQCLTSEMWGGRSANRGECAQACRLPYELMVDGELKPMGDVAYLLSPKDLAAIELIPELIEAGVKSFKIEGRLKTPEYVANVVSKYRRAIDRYFDGENPQPTKEELRELEQSFSRGFTHGFLKGTNNKLLVEGTYPKSRGVYLGRVKQVLRDGVVCELEAPLKRGDGIVFDAGDPTKKEEGGRVYDLRRKGAKLEGEAPGGLIEIVPGRNDVDLKRVHVGDRIWKTNDPHLDKRLRQTFETDRPYRVFPVEVKVTGALGQPLRSVWTDVQAGHSVVIESSLPLVQAEKRPMDAALFEEQLGRLGGTIYELASVDVHLNGELIVPMRELNQMRRDAVEQLVAKREQPRAYVKRSVEVYGDAQPVGASAAPVGGVAQSTLTALCRSLPQVEAALEMNVELIYADFEFIKQFPAAVEAARKAGKRIALATPRIHMPGETGYFANILKLGPDAVLVRNTGAVYWFMRHLAEHPDGPQPELIGDFSLNVANHKAVSLFVDAGLSRVTPSYDLNIQQMVDLLRRTDTSKLEMVIHQHMPMFHTEHCVYCTFMSEGTDYTNCGRPCEEQRASLRDRVGFSHPVRVDEGCRNTVYNAIDQSGAEYLANFMELGVNRYRVEFLEETPDKVREVLGLYERALRGEISGTHVWKALKATNQLGVTRGQLVK; encoded by the coding sequence ATGAATCGAACGGTAAGAACACGTCACGAGGTTGAGCTGCTGGCGCCTGCGGGTGATTGGGATTGCATGCGGGCCGCGGTGGCGAACGGGGCGGATGCGATATTTTTTGGCGTGGAGAAGTTCAATGCCCGTGCGCGTGCGAACAACTTCCATACAGATGAGCTGCCAGATATTATGTCGTTCCTGCACCGCTATGGGGTGAAGGGCTACTTGACGTTCAATATACTCGTGTTCGAGGAGGAGCTCGCGGATGCGAAGGCGCTGATCGAGGCCTGTATCGAAGCGGGGGTCGATGCGGTCATCGTGCAGGATCTTGGGCTTGTGCGCATGATCCGCGAGCTGTCGCCAGACTTCCCGATTCACGGCTCGACGCAGATGACGATTACGTCACCGGAGGCGGTAGAGTTCACGAAGCCGTTCGATCTGGAGGTCGTCGTCCTCGGGCGGGAAAATAATCTGAAGCAAATTCGCCAGATCGGCGAGCAGGCGAAGCTTCCGATGGAGGTGTTCGTGCACGGGGCGCTGTGCGTATCCTACTCGGGTCAATGTCTGACGTCAGAGATGTGGGGCGGTCGATCGGCGAATCGCGGTGAGTGTGCGCAAGCCTGTCGTCTGCCGTACGAGCTGATGGTCGACGGCGAGCTGAAGCCGATGGGCGATGTCGCCTATCTGCTGTCGCCGAAGGATCTGGCCGCCATCGAGCTCATTCCCGAGCTGATCGAGGCGGGCGTGAAGTCGTTCAAGATCGAGGGTCGCTTGAAGACGCCGGAGTATGTGGCGAACGTCGTGTCGAAGTACCGCAGGGCGATCGACCGTTACTTCGACGGGGAGAATCCGCAGCCGACGAAGGAGGAGCTGCGCGAGCTGGAGCAGAGCTTCTCGCGCGGCTTCACGCACGGCTTCCTGAAGGGGACGAACAATAAGCTGCTCGTCGAGGGGACGTATCCGAAGAGTCGCGGCGTCTATCTTGGGCGTGTGAAGCAGGTGCTGCGCGACGGTGTCGTGTGCGAGCTGGAGGCGCCGCTGAAGCGGGGTGACGGCATCGTGTTCGATGCCGGCGATCCGACGAAGAAGGAAGAGGGCGGCCGGGTGTACGACCTGCGCCGCAAGGGTGCGAAGCTGGAGGGCGAGGCGCCGGGCGGATTGATCGAGATCGTGCCAGGACGCAATGATGTCGACTTGAAGCGGGTGCACGTCGGCGACCGCATCTGGAAGACGAACGATCCGCATCTGGACAAGCGTCTGCGCCAGACGTTCGAGACGGACAGGCCGTACCGCGTCTTCCCGGTCGAGGTGAAGGTGACGGGCGCGCTCGGTCAGCCGCTGCGCAGCGTGTGGACCGACGTGCAGGCAGGTCACTCCGTCGTCATCGAGTCGTCGCTGCCGCTCGTGCAGGCGGAGAAGCGCCCGATGGACGCGGCGCTGTTCGAGGAGCAGCTCGGCCGTCTTGGCGGCACGATCTATGAGCTCGCGTCGGTCGACGTTCACCTGAACGGCGAGCTGATCGTGCCGATGCGCGAGCTGAACCAGATGCGCCGTGACGCTGTGGAGCAGCTCGTCGCGAAGCGGGAGCAGCCGCGCGCGTATGTGAAGCGCAGCGTGGAGGTGTATGGCGATGCGCAGCCAGTCGGCGCATCGGCAGCTCCTGTAGGCGGCGTCGCGCAGTCGACGCTGACCGCCCTGTGCCGCAGCCTGCCGCAGGTGGAGGCGGCGCTCGAGATGAATGTCGAGCTGATCTATGCCGACTTCGAGTTCATTAAGCAGTTCCCGGCAGCCGTCGAGGCGGCGCGCAAGGCCGGGAAGCGGATTGCGCTGGCGACGCCGCGCATTCATATGCCGGGGGAGACGGGCTATTTTGCCAACATCCTGAAGCTGGGTCCGGATGCGGTGCTCGTGCGTAACACGGGTGCAGTATATTGGTTCATGCGCCATCTGGCCGAGCATCCAGACGGTCCGCAGCCAGAGCTGATCGGGGACTTCTCACTGAACGTGGCGAACCATAAGGCGGTATCGCTGTTCGTCGATGCTGGACTGTCGCGCGTTACGCCGTCATATGACCTGAACATCCAGCAGATGGTCGATCTGCTGCGCCGTACGGACACGTCGAAGCTGGAGATGGTCATTCATCAGCATATGCCGATGTTCCATACGGAGCATTGCGTCTACTGCACGTTCATGAGCGAAGGGACGGACTACACGAATTGCGGTCGTCCTTGTGAGGAGCAGCGCGCTTCGCTGCGGGACCGCGTCGGCTTCTCGCATCCGGTGCGTGTCGACGAGGGCTGCCGCAATACGGTATATAACGCGATTGACCAGTCGGGAGCGGAGTACTTGGCGAACTTCATGGAGCTCGGGGTGAACCGGTATCGGGTGGAGTTCCTGGAGGAGACGCCGGATAAGGTGCGCGAGGTGCTCGGCCTATACGAGCGCGCGCTGCGCGGCGAGATTAGCGGCACCCATGTGTGGAAGGCGCTGAAGGCGACGAACCAGCTCGGCGTGACGCGCGGACAGCTGGTGAAGTAA
- a CDS encoding sigma-70 family RNA polymerase sigma factor — MLSHEKTLEVEQLYREYKPLLASIGYRMLGSMTEAEDAVQDVFVAVSKLGQVDIQHPKAYLVKLMTNRLLNMLKAAPRKREAYPGSWLPEPLIELGPAQETWEPGEHVVRREQLGYALLVLLQACTPTERAVFVLRESIGYDYADIAAILDKSEAACRKIYSRAISKLAQRPHATSEAALHRSMDRFVQSFSEAVETGRFDSFIRLLTEDAVLISDGGGKVRSALHPIKGRERIAAFFQGISGKGSLRGDLRIVSVSGQRGLLLVRHDQPPLVFALHPEEQGTAIASLYVVANPDKLTRLQLG; from the coding sequence ATGCTGTCCCATGAGAAGACACTCGAAGTCGAACAGCTGTACCGAGAATACAAGCCGCTGCTTGCCTCCATCGGCTATCGGATGCTCGGCTCAATGACAGAAGCCGAGGATGCCGTACAGGACGTGTTCGTCGCTGTAAGCAAGCTCGGCCAAGTCGATATTCAGCACCCGAAGGCTTATCTCGTCAAGCTGATGACGAACCGGCTGCTTAATATGCTGAAGGCGGCTCCCCGCAAGCGGGAAGCATACCCCGGCTCTTGGCTGCCGGAGCCGCTGATCGAGCTCGGTCCGGCGCAGGAGACTTGGGAGCCGGGCGAGCACGTCGTCCGTCGTGAACAGCTCGGCTACGCGCTGCTCGTCCTGCTGCAAGCGTGCACCCCGACCGAGCGCGCCGTATTCGTGCTGCGGGAGTCGATCGGCTATGATTATGCGGATATTGCCGCGATCTTGGATAAATCAGAGGCGGCCTGTCGCAAGATCTATAGCCGCGCCATCTCCAAGCTCGCACAGCGTCCGCATGCTACGAGCGAGGCTGCGCTCCACCGCTCGATGGACCGCTTCGTCCAGTCCTTCAGCGAGGCCGTCGAAACAGGCCGCTTCGACTCATTCATTCGGCTACTAACCGAGGATGCGGTGTTGATCAGCGATGGCGGCGGGAAGGTGCGCTCTGCGCTTCATCCGATCAAGGGACGCGAGCGAATCGCTGCCTTTTTCCAAGGGATCTCCGGCAAGGGCTCTCTTCGGGGCGACCTTCGGATCGTCTCGGTCAGCGGTCAACGCGGCTTGCTCTTGGTCCGTCACGATCAGCCTCCGCTCGTCTTCGCGCTTCACCCCGAGGAGCAGGGGACTGCCATTGCTTCGCTATATGTCGTAGCTAATCCCGATAAGCTTACTAGGCTTCAGCTCGGGTGA